One Thioclava electrotropha DNA segment encodes these proteins:
- a CDS encoding alpha/beta hydrolase: MTKISFANSNNPDIEMSAILNLPEGFDETRKYPAIVVTHPGGGVKEQTAGTYAAELARAGFVTIAYDASYQGESGGGVRQLENPYIRTEDVSAVIDHLTTLPFIDTDRIGAAGVCAGAGYTANAAINDRRIKAVGTVSAVNIGSMLRNGWEGEQPSEAAMPYIEAGSAARSSDAAGNPVAQMPMAPLNEEDAPSEELRQAWEYYHTQRAQCPTAPGWGTARSLTQLITYDAFNMAETFLTQPLQIVAGSEAGSKWMSDDLFERAASSDKAFHIVEGANHMMLYDGQQYVAEAVSVLAPFFKEHLAA, from the coding sequence ATGACTAAGATCAGCTTTGCGAACTCCAACAATCCCGACATCGAGATGTCGGCCATCCTCAACCTGCCCGAAGGGTTCGACGAGACCCGGAAGTATCCCGCAATCGTCGTGACGCATCCGGGCGGCGGTGTGAAGGAACAGACCGCGGGCACCTATGCGGCGGAGCTCGCCCGTGCGGGCTTCGTCACGATCGCCTATGACGCCTCCTATCAGGGCGAGAGCGGCGGCGGGGTGCGCCAGCTCGAGAACCCCTATATCCGCACCGAGGATGTGAGTGCGGTGATAGATCACCTGACCACGCTGCCTTTCATCGACACGGACCGGATCGGCGCTGCCGGTGTCTGTGCCGGAGCTGGCTACACCGCCAATGCCGCGATCAACGATCGCCGGATCAAGGCGGTCGGCACGGTCAGCGCCGTGAATATCGGCTCCATGCTGCGCAACGGCTGGGAAGGCGAGCAGCCCTCGGAGGCCGCGATGCCCTACATTGAGGCCGGCTCGGCGGCGCGCAGCTCGGATGCAGCTGGTAACCCGGTCGCGCAAATGCCGATGGCGCCGCTGAACGAGGAAGACGCTCCGAGCGAAGAACTGCGTCAGGCTTGGGAGTATTACCACACGCAACGTGCGCAATGTCCGACCGCACCGGGCTGGGGCACAGCGCGCAGCCTGACCCAGCTGATCACCTACGACGCTTTCAACATGGCGGAGACCTTCCTGACCCAGCCCCTGCAGATCGTGGCTGGCTCCGAGGCAGGCAGCAAATGGATGAGCGACGATCTCTTCGAGCGCGCCGCCAGCAGCGATAAGGCCTTCCATATCGTCGAGGGAGCGAACCACATGATGCTCTATGATGGTCAGCAATATGTGGCCGAGGCGGTCTCGGTTCTCGCGCCTTTCTTCAAGGAGCATTTGGCAGCGTGA
- a CDS encoding MFS transporter yields the protein MSSTPVDQPKDYWRVGFLAMALATASIPIYIHLPSFAATRLDLSLSQVGAILLLIRIVDFLQDPLLGWMTDRWTRYRSSFAALAMGLLATGCVAVFSLPPEGHPALWLTGGLVVAFTGYSLGTILIYGQSAAFAGTGRTRAQLSLASWRETGVLFGVTLGAIAPTLLANVSAQADGYVAFGWLIAGLALIAIVLARPLWRKTQVASMRLNWRGLIGSGAGWLLLLAFVNSLPVAVTSTLFLFFVGDRLGLPDMAGPFLILFFVAAGASAPVWGRLARRVGARRVLLAAMILAIVSFIGAFSLPPGAALSFAAICIGSGIALGADMVILSALFAAALSRAGLQAGQAFGIWNFSAKGTLAIAAGTVLPLLQYFGYQPDGENSRRALDALNVSYALVPCALKLAAIALVLRLPRDILDPAT from the coding sequence ATGAGTTCGACGCCGGTGGATCAGCCAAAGGATTATTGGCGTGTGGGCTTTCTCGCGATGGCGCTCGCCACAGCAAGCATCCCGATTTATATCCACCTGCCGAGTTTCGCGGCCACGCGTCTGGACCTGTCGCTCAGTCAGGTCGGGGCGATCCTGCTTTTGATCCGTATCGTGGACTTCCTGCAAGACCCGCTCTTGGGGTGGATGACCGATCGCTGGACGCGTTACCGTTCTAGCTTCGCGGCGCTCGCGATGGGGCTACTGGCGACGGGCTGCGTCGCGGTTTTTTCACTGCCACCGGAGGGACACCCTGCGCTCTGGCTGACCGGTGGGTTGGTCGTGGCGTTTACGGGCTACAGCCTTGGGACGATCCTAATCTACGGCCAGAGCGCCGCCTTCGCGGGCACGGGGCGGACCCGGGCGCAGCTGAGCCTTGCGAGTTGGCGCGAAACGGGTGTTCTGTTCGGGGTGACGCTCGGGGCGATTGCGCCGACTTTGCTTGCGAACGTCTCCGCGCAGGCTGATGGTTATGTGGCGTTCGGCTGGCTCATCGCGGGTCTGGCTCTGATCGCGATCGTGCTGGCGCGGCCGCTGTGGCGCAAGACGCAAGTGGCGTCGATGCGACTGAACTGGCGGGGGCTGATCGGGTCCGGCGCGGGCTGGCTCCTGCTGCTGGCCTTCGTCAACAGCCTGCCCGTGGCCGTCACATCGACACTTTTTCTGTTCTTCGTGGGAGATCGGCTCGGCCTGCCTGACATGGCCGGTCCTTTCCTCATCCTGTTCTTCGTCGCCGCCGGTGCAAGTGCGCCTGTCTGGGGGCGTCTCGCCCGGCGTGTCGGCGCCCGCCGGGTACTCTTGGCTGCTATGATCCTCGCTATCGTGAGCTTCATCGGCGCATTCAGCCTGCCGCCGGGCGCCGCGTTGTCCTTCGCGGCGATCTGCATCGGCTCGGGCATCGCGCTTGGCGCGGATATGGTGATCCTCTCGGCGCTCTTTGCCGCCGCCCTGTCGCGTGCGGGGCTTCAGGCGGGGCAGGCCTTCGGGATCTGGAACTTCAGCGCCAAGGGGACGCTGGCGATCGCCGCCGGGACCGTGCTGCCGCTGCTTCAGTATTTCGGCTACCAGCCCGATGGCGAGAACAGTCGGAGGGCGCTCGACGCGCTCAATGTCAGCTATGCGCTTGTGCCCTGCGCGCTGAAATTGGCGGCGATCGCCCTCGTGCTTCGTTTGCCGCGTGACATTCTCGACCCCGCAACCTGA
- a CDS encoding thiol-disulfide oxidoreductase DCC family protein: MCRAEIGLYEETPGAEALAFVDLSEPGAKLPDGLSRDDALARFHVRTGDGHLVSGAAAFAELWSHLPRWRGLARIARWPLVKTLLELTYRVFLKLRPVIVRLFVRLTGRRVR; this comes from the coding sequence TTGTGTCGCGCGGAGATCGGTCTCTATGAGGAGACGCCGGGCGCGGAAGCGCTGGCGTTTGTCGATCTCTCCGAGCCGGGCGCGAAACTGCCTGACGGGCTGAGCCGGGACGATGCGCTGGCTCGCTTCCACGTCCGAACCGGGGATGGGCATCTCGTCTCGGGGGCTGCCGCTTTCGCCGAACTCTGGTCGCATCTTCCGCGCTGGCGTGGTCTGGCGCGCATCGCACGGTGGCCGCTCGTCAAGACCCTCCTCGAACTGACCTATCGCGTCTTTCTGAAGCTCCGCCCCGTTATCGTCCGGCTCTTTGTAAGGCTCACGGGGCGGCGCGTCCGATGA
- a CDS encoding proton-conducting transporter transmembrane domain-containing protein — protein MSYLLLLPSALLIAVGTNLLLRPATRAGARLRGPELAAVLGLLATLIAAVTLALSGPQTSPLLGAASIGLSARSDIVSISLALTVGFVGWVTLRFSRVALDGEARQSWFMGWMSLTLACVLALVVAGNLFQLMVAWVAVGTGLHRLLLFYPERPGAQRAARKKSLSGLIASGALLIAVSLLAYGFGTTDIARIAEAARAGNGSSSLWIVAGLLGLAAVFKSALIPTHGWLTEVMEAPTPVSALMHAGVVNAGGFLLIRFADVMLSAPGVLAVLALIGGLSALIAAAVATTQSAVKTSLAWSTCAQMSFMVLQCGLALFPLALLHIVAHSLYKAHAFLSSGSAVAAVAQQHRPGPVAVPGAGAVLRAFALSLAIYGGALALSGLWHEPPQAIALGAILVFGVAYLIAQGLAEAAPWPLFWRTTLMSLGATLGYFALHWGANALSAGALPPPPVADPLVWLVMLLTVVGFGLAAWAQATFPLWGSHPAAAGLRVHLMNGLYLNALTDRLIGQTPLKKG, from the coding sequence ATGTCCTATCTTCTACTGCTGCCCTCGGCGCTTTTGATCGCGGTCGGGACAAATCTGCTTCTTCGACCTGCGACACGGGCCGGGGCGCGCCTGCGTGGGCCGGAACTGGCCGCGGTGCTGGGGCTGCTCGCGACACTCATCGCGGCGGTGACGCTTGCGCTGTCAGGGCCTCAGACGAGCCCGCTCCTTGGCGCGGCGAGCATCGGGCTGTCGGCGCGCAGCGATATCGTCAGCATCTCGCTGGCGCTGACGGTCGGCTTCGTCGGCTGGGTGACGCTGCGCTTCTCGCGGGTCGCCCTCGATGGCGAGGCGCGGCAAAGCTGGTTCATGGGCTGGATGAGCCTGACACTCGCCTGTGTGCTGGCTCTGGTGGTGGCGGGCAACCTGTTCCAGCTGATGGTCGCCTGGGTCGCAGTCGGCACCGGCCTGCACCGGCTGTTGCTGTTCTATCCCGAACGGCCCGGCGCGCAGCGGGCGGCACGCAAGAAATCCCTGAGCGGGCTGATCGCAAGCGGCGCGCTTCTGATCGCGGTGAGCCTGCTCGCGTATGGTTTCGGCACCACCGACATCGCGCGTATCGCCGAGGCCGCGCGCGCCGGAAACGGGTCGTCCTCGCTCTGGATCGTGGCGGGCCTTCTCGGCCTCGCGGCGGTGTTCAAATCCGCGCTGATCCCGACCCATGGCTGGCTGACCGAGGTGATGGAGGCCCCGACCCCGGTCTCGGCGCTGATGCATGCGGGCGTGGTCAATGCCGGAGGGTTCCTGCTGATCCGCTTCGCGGACGTGATGCTGAGCGCGCCCGGCGTCCTCGCGGTGCTGGCGCTGATCGGCGGGCTTAGCGCATTGATCGCGGCGGCTGTGGCCACAACGCAATCGGCGGTGAAGACCTCGCTTGCCTGGTCCACCTGCGCGCAGATGAGTTTCATGGTGCTGCAATGCGGACTGGCGCTGTTCCCGCTGGCGCTTCTGCATATCGTGGCGCATTCGCTCTACAAGGCGCATGCCTTCCTGTCCTCCGGCAGCGCGGTCGCCGCAGTGGCGCAGCAGCACCGGCCCGGCCCTGTCGCGGTGCCGGGCGCCGGGGCGGTGCTGCGTGCTTTCGCGCTCTCGCTTGCGATCTATGGCGGGGCGCTCGCGCTCTCCGGGCTCTGGCACGAGCCGCCACAGGCGATCGCGCTCGGTGCCATCCTCGTCTTCGGTGTGGCCTACCTGATCGCGCAGGGGCTGGCGGAGGCCGCACCCTGGCCTCTGTTCTGGCGCACGACGCTGATGTCTCTGGGCGCGACCCTTGGCTATTTCGCGCTGCATTGGGGGGCGAATGCGCTCTCGGCGGGCGCCCTGCCGCCGCCGCCCGTCGCCGATCCACTGGTCTGGCTGGTGATGCTCCTGACCGTCGTGGGCTTCGGTCTCGCAGCATGGGCGCAGGCGACCTTCCCGCTCTGGGGCAGCCATCCGGCTGCGGCGGGGCTGCGGGTCCATCTGATGAACGGTCTCTATCTCAATGCGCTCACCGATCGGTTGATCGGGCAGACACCCCTAAAGAAAGGTTAA
- a CDS encoding 2-oxo acid dehydrogenase subunit E2, whose product MSYVASPSVRSYAAERGVNLDRLAQETGRETLAREDVDRKADGMTSSAPTASPDAARYWDVDHAAFGPVTEEPLSRIARVAADNLSAANALIPQVTHHDSADMRAVEAFRKGLRDEARERGTRLTALAFHVRVLARCLREFPRFNASLDASGETLVLKDYVHVGIAVDTPNGLMVPVIRDADRKGLWEIAAEITDLSRKAQGRKLRPEEMGGASMTISNLGGIGGSAFTPIVNPPEVAILGITRSQVMPVWEGEWVPVPLCPLDLSYDHRVINGADAARFLARYAALLADPRRMLI is encoded by the coding sequence ATGAGCTATGTCGCAAGCCCATCGGTGCGCAGCTATGCCGCCGAGCGTGGGGTGAACCTCGACCGCCTCGCACAGGAAACCGGACGCGAGACGCTCGCGCGCGAGGATGTGGATCGCAAGGCCGACGGGATGACCTCGTCGGCGCCAACTGCCTCGCCTGATGCTGCGCGCTACTGGGATGTCGATCATGCGGCCTTCGGGCCCGTCACCGAAGAACCGCTGTCGCGCATCGCCCGCGTGGCCGCCGACAACCTCTCGGCCGCGAATGCGTTGATCCCGCAGGTCACGCATCACGACAGCGCCGACATGCGCGCGGTCGAGGCGTTCCGCAAAGGCCTGCGCGACGAGGCGCGCGAACGTGGTACGCGCCTGACCGCCCTCGCTTTTCATGTGCGCGTCCTCGCGCGTTGCCTGCGGGAATTCCCTCGCTTCAACGCCTCGCTTGATGCCAGCGGGGAGACGCTGGTGCTGAAGGATTACGTCCATGTCGGGATCGCGGTCGACACGCCGAACGGGCTGATGGTCCCGGTGATCCGTGACGCCGACCGCAAGGGACTGTGGGAGATCGCGGCGGAGATCACCGACCTCTCGCGCAAGGCGCAGGGTCGCAAGCTGCGTCCCGAGGAGATGGGCGGGGCGTCGATGACGATCTCCAATCTTGGCGGGATCGGCGGCAGCGCCTTCACCCCGATCGTGAACCCGCCCGAAGTCGCGATCCTCGGGATCACCCGCAGTCAGGTCATGCCGGTCTGGGAGGGCGAATGGGTCCCGGTCCCGCTCTGCCCGCTCGATCTGAGTTATGACCACCGGGTCATCAACGGGGCGGATGCGGCACGTTTCCTGGCGCGCTATGCCGCCCTGCTCGCCGACCCGCGTCGGATGCTGATCTGA
- a CDS encoding LysR family transcriptional regulator gives MRREDIADISAFVMVAEAGSFTKAARQLGITQSALSQIVRRLEERLDVRLLARTTRSVAPTAAGERLVARMAPMLRDLETGLTELIETRDRPGGHIRITSVEHAARAYVLPALARLLSDYPEITVEVIVDYGLVDVVADRFDAGVRLGAQVEKDMIAVRISPDIPMAVVATPEHISAHGRPERPESLVENRCICLRLPSSETLYSWRFVAADRETQVRVSGPVISNTAELMHKAAREGLGFAMLPADMVAEDLQEGRLEQVLSDVTAPLPGYHLYYPNRRHASPAFRLLVDALRYRA, from the coding sequence ATGCGGCGAGAGGATATCGCGGATATCTCTGCCTTCGTGATGGTGGCCGAGGCTGGCAGCTTTACCAAAGCCGCCCGACAATTGGGGATTACTCAATCCGCCCTGAGCCAGATCGTGCGAAGGCTGGAGGAACGGCTGGACGTGCGCCTGTTGGCCCGCACCACGCGCTCGGTCGCGCCCACTGCTGCAGGAGAGCGCCTCGTCGCGCGAATGGCACCGATGTTGCGGGACCTTGAAACGGGATTGACCGAGCTGATCGAGACCCGGGACCGGCCCGGCGGCCATATCCGTATCACCAGCGTCGAACATGCAGCGCGGGCTTATGTGCTCCCCGCTTTGGCGCGCCTGCTCTCTGACTATCCCGAGATCACGGTCGAAGTGATTGTCGATTACGGCCTGGTCGATGTGGTCGCTGACAGGTTCGACGCCGGCGTGAGGCTTGGCGCGCAGGTCGAGAAGGACATGATAGCGGTGCGCATCTCGCCCGACATCCCAATGGCCGTTGTCGCGACGCCCGAGCACATCTCGGCGCATGGACGTCCCGAACGGCCCGAAAGCCTCGTTGAGAATCGCTGCATCTGCCTGCGCCTCCCGAGTTCCGAGACGCTCTATTCGTGGCGTTTCGTGGCGGCAGATCGCGAGACCCAAGTGCGCGTATCCGGCCCGGTTATCTCCAACACCGCAGAGCTGATGCACAAGGCGGCGCGCGAGGGGCTCGGCTTTGCCATGCTTCCCGCAGATATGGTTGCGGAAGATCTGCAAGAGGGCCGGCTGGAACAGGTGCTGAGCGATGTGACGGCGCCGTTGCCCGGGTATCACCTTTACTATCCCAATCGTCGCCATGCTTCGCCGGCTTTTCGTCTGCTCGTGGATGCCCTGCGGTATCGTGCGTAG
- a CDS encoding CIA30 family protein has product MPVTLKSLLPIAMLLGATISARGEPMPPETFSNHPETRWRVFTDTVMGGVSTGQVSFEREGATHFARLSGKVSTQNRGGFIQMQMKLDAPPEGARGVRIVMRGNDEDYFVHLRSRAMLLPWQYYQARFHATAGWTEVKLPFAAFTPSGGMLRAEPRAKNLKSIGVVAYGKDYEASVDVKEIGFY; this is encoded by the coding sequence ATGCCCGTGACCCTCAAATCCCTGCTCCCGATCGCAATGCTGCTTGGCGCGACGATTTCTGCCCGAGGTGAACCGATGCCCCCAGAGACCTTTTCGAACCACCCAGAGACCCGCTGGCGTGTCTTCACCGATACGGTGATGGGCGGCGTCTCGACGGGACAGGTCAGCTTCGAGCGCGAGGGAGCCACGCATTTCGCCCGCCTCAGCGGCAAGGTCAGCACGCAGAACCGTGGTGGTTTCATCCAGATGCAGATGAAACTCGATGCGCCACCAGAGGGCGCGCGCGGTGTGCGGATCGTCATGCGCGGCAATGACGAGGATTACTTTGTTCATCTGCGCAGCCGCGCGATGCTTTTACCCTGGCAGTATTATCAGGCGCGGTTTCATGCCACTGCGGGCTGGACGGAGGTGAAACTGCCCTTCGCGGCGTTCACGCCGTCGGGCGGAATGCTGCGGGCCGAACCTCGCGCGAAGAACCTCAAATCCATCGGCGTGGTTGCCTATGGCAAGGATTATGAGGCCTCCGTCGACGTTAAGGAAATCGGCTTTTACTGA
- a CDS encoding LysR family transcriptional regulator, with product MSELNYHHLRYFHEVAKDGNLTRTAERLNVSQSALSTQIRTLEARIGHQLFERRGRQLVLTEVGHITLDYSERIFEAGEELEATLRQASAGRQAVRIGALSTLSRNFQIGFLAPIIGRQDVEIVLRSGSANVLFEALQAMALDVVLTTEPPARDVFSSFIAHRVAEQKVLLHGTPHRLRHATLEEMLREEPVILPTDSSIRTGFDSLITRLGLRPQVAAEVDDMAMIRLLAREDAGLAITPAVVLADELREGFLVTAPFDLDIGEDFYAVTLQRRFPNPVVADMLEKAREAEAPRAD from the coding sequence ATGTCGGAGCTGAACTATCATCATCTGCGCTATTTCCACGAGGTTGCGAAGGACGGAAACCTGACGCGCACGGCGGAGCGTTTGAACGTTTCGCAATCGGCGCTCTCGACGCAGATCCGCACATTAGAGGCGCGGATCGGGCACCAGCTGTTCGAGCGCCGCGGTCGCCAATTGGTTTTGACTGAGGTGGGTCATATCACGCTCGACTATTCGGAGCGTATTTTCGAGGCAGGCGAAGAACTTGAAGCCACGTTGCGGCAGGCTTCGGCGGGGCGTCAAGCGGTGCGCATCGGGGCGCTCTCGACGCTTTCGCGGAACTTCCAGATCGGGTTTCTCGCACCGATCATCGGGCGTCAGGATGTGGAGATCGTGCTGCGGTCAGGCAGCGCGAACGTGCTGTTCGAGGCGCTGCAGGCGATGGCGCTCGACGTGGTTCTGACGACCGAGCCGCCCGCCCGTGACGTGTTCTCGAGCTTCATCGCGCATCGCGTCGCAGAACAGAAGGTTCTCTTGCATGGCACGCCGCACCGGCTGCGGCACGCCACGCTTGAGGAGATGCTGCGCGAGGAGCCTGTGATCCTGCCGACCGACAGTTCGATCCGGACCGGGTTCGACAGTCTGATCACGCGACTCGGGCTGCGCCCGCAAGTGGCGGCGGAAGTCGACGACATGGCCATGATCCGCCTTCTGGCCCGGGAGGATGCAGGCCTTGCGATCACGCCCGCGGTGGTTCTGGCCGACGAGCTTCGCGAGGGCTTCCTGGTGACCGCGCCCTTCGATCTCGATATTGGCGAGGATTTCTACGCCGTGACCCTGCAGCGCCGGTTTCCGAACCCGGTGGTTGCGGACATGCTGGAGAAGGCGCGCGAGGCCGAGGCGCCGAGGGCTGACTGA
- a CDS encoding YbcC family protein produces MSFHSYQFPDATLQLFAAAEDALAQIPPAFGLEATVAVNPYLGQAGESRVQAATRLARVAGARITAPREVIAAWLKAGRVTKQDIATAAVGAGLEPDQVQRALHDPSPAYCPDPTLVDLAARETGQDWPALIADRVGLWAGGHFDKGQALWPAPGGSAFKAWRAFALRDLTPGLHGLRGFCAFAASLPTDPRAAFAELTGRLGLSTEAPPLYLHRLAMSLGGWAQYVRGLGWADGLKGERNALGFEMLVIRLAWEVALLDSFGEKLSTPWAQALKAHAAPLEPSLDLRIDLALQEAADQAEERALAEKLPTSGGRAGAPTPDIQAIFCIDVRSEPFRRALESADPGVQTRGFAGFFGLPIAHRGLASDQREARAPVLLEAALNSQVAVSGKADQAERITRRATRAWGRFKLAAVSSFAFVEAAGPLYLGKLFGSAMAQDDAPSPDPVPALDLPSDARIALAGRVLRAMSLTSGFAPVVLIAGHGAHVTNAPHASALQCGACGGHAGDVNARLLAELLNDPVVRKGLSRNGIAIPPETRFVAGLHDTVSDALQLFDEGLGAVPQAHLVRLQAALARAGEIARTARAQALPRAESGADLPRRGKDWSELRPEWGLAGCRAFIVAPRERSLGCDLGGRAFLHDYHWRQDEGFATLELILTAPAVVTSWIALQYHGSATAPDVFGAGNKLLHNVVGGIGVFEGNGGDLRVGLPMQSLHDGEQLRHDPVRLSVVVAAPTEAISGVLERHPQLKTLFDNGWLSLQAMDDAGRICARYERGAWIARDQPPAIRAA; encoded by the coding sequence ATGAGCTTCCACAGCTATCAGTTTCCCGACGCCACGCTGCAACTCTTTGCCGCCGCCGAAGATGCGTTGGCACAGATCCCGCCCGCCTTCGGCTTGGAGGCGACGGTCGCGGTGAACCCCTACCTCGGCCAGGCCGGAGAGAGCCGCGTTCAGGCCGCAACCCGGCTGGCGCGCGTGGCAGGCGCCCGGATCACCGCACCGCGCGAGGTGATCGCCGCGTGGCTCAAGGCCGGGCGCGTGACAAAACAGGACATCGCCACCGCCGCGGTCGGGGCCGGGCTCGAGCCCGATCAGGTGCAAAGGGCGCTTCATGACCCTTCGCCCGCCTATTGCCCTGATCCAACGCTGGTCGATCTGGCGGCGCGTGAAACCGGGCAGGATTGGCCCGCGCTGATCGCGGACCGGGTCGGCCTGTGGGCTGGCGGGCATTTCGACAAGGGCCAAGCGCTCTGGCCCGCACCGGGCGGATCGGCCTTCAAAGCGTGGCGGGCGTTCGCGCTGCGCGACCTGACGCCGGGCTTGCACGGACTGCGCGGCTTCTGCGCCTTCGCGGCGAGCCTGCCCACGGATCCACGCGCGGCCTTCGCGGAGCTGACGGGACGGCTTGGTCTGAGCACCGAGGCGCCACCGCTCTATCTGCACCGGCTCGCGATGAGCCTTGGCGGCTGGGCACAATATGTGCGCGGGCTCGGCTGGGCCGATGGGCTGAAGGGCGAACGCAACGCGCTGGGGTTCGAGATGTTGGTGATCCGGCTCGCGTGGGAGGTGGCGCTGCTCGACAGCTTCGGCGAGAAGCTATCCACACCCTGGGCGCAGGCACTGAAAGCTCATGCGGCGCCGCTGGAGCCGAGCCTCGATCTACGCATCGATCTGGCCCTGCAGGAGGCTGCCGATCAGGCCGAGGAGCGGGCGCTGGCCGAAAAGCTCCCCACCTCGGGAGGCAGGGCTGGCGCACCGACGCCGGACATTCAGGCGATCTTCTGCATCGACGTGCGCTCCGAGCCGTTCCGGCGGGCGCTGGAATCCGCTGATCCCGGGGTGCAGACACGTGGCTTCGCGGGGTTCTTCGGCCTGCCGATCGCACATCGCGGACTGGCCTCGGATCAGCGCGAGGCGCGCGCGCCGGTGCTGCTGGAGGCGGCGCTCAACTCGCAGGTCGCGGTGAGCGGCAAGGCCGATCAGGCGGAACGGATCACCCGGCGCGCGACCCGCGCCTGGGGCCGGTTCAAGCTGGCCGCGGTCTCGTCCTTCGCCTTCGTGGAGGCGGCCGGACCACTCTATCTGGGCAAGCTGTTCGGGTCGGCGATGGCGCAGGACGACGCCCCGTCCCCTGACCCCGTGCCCGCGCTCGACCTGCCCTCGGACGCGCGGATCGCACTCGCGGGCCGGGTGTTGCGGGCTATGTCGCTTACCTCCGGTTTCGCGCCAGTGGTGCTGATCGCGGGGCACGGTGCGCATGTCACAAACGCGCCGCATGCGAGCGCCCTGCAATGCGGGGCTTGCGGCGGCCATGCGGGCGATGTGAACGCGCGGCTTCTGGCCGAGCTGCTCAATGATCCGGTGGTGCGCAAGGGACTGTCGCGCAACGGCATCGCGATCCCGCCAGAGACGCGCTTTGTCGCAGGGCTGCATGACACGGTCAGCGATGCGCTGCAACTGTTCGACGAAGGGCTCGGCGCGGTGCCGCAGGCGCATCTGGTGCGACTGCAGGCGGCGCTCGCGAGGGCGGGCGAAATCGCGCGGACGGCGCGGGCGCAGGCCCTGCCCCGCGCGGAATCCGGGGCCGACCTGCCCCGGCGCGGCAAGGACTGGTCCGAGCTGCGCCCCGAATGGGGACTGGCCGGGTGCCGTGCCTTCATTGTGGCACCGCGGGAGCGCAGCCTGGGCTGTGATCTTGGCGGGCGAGCCTTCCTGCACGATTACCATTGGCGGCAGGATGAAGGCTTCGCGACGCTGGAACTGATCCTGACCGCCCCCGCAGTGGTCACCAGCTGGATCGCGCTTCAATATCACGGCTCGGCGACCGCGCCCGACGTGTTCGGGGCAGGCAACAAGCTTCTGCACAACGTGGTCGGCGGTATCGGCGTGTTTGAGGGCAATGGCGGCGATCTGCGGGTCGGCCTGCCGATGCAATCGCTTCATGACGGGGAACAGTTGCGCCATGATCCTGTGCGGCTCTCGGTCGTCGTCGCAGCCCCGACGGAGGCGATCTCCGGCGTGCTGGAGCGGCATCCGCAACTTAAAACCCTCTTCGACAATGGCTGGCTGTCGCTGCAGGCGATGGATGACGCGGGCCGGATCTGCGCGCGCTATGAACGGGGCGCATGGATCGCGAGAGATCAGCCGCCCGCGATCCGAGCCGCCTGA